The following DNA comes from Halalkaliarchaeum sp. AArc-CO.
TCGGCGTTCTTGCTTTCGGGAACGTGCAGTGTCGGTTTCACGACCCGCGTGAGCGAGGGTTCGCCCTCGCTGTATCGCTGCTCCCTGACCAGGTCGCGGACGGTGACGATGCCGACGATGTTGTCGAGGTTCCCCTCATACACCGGCACGCGCTCGTGGTCGGACTGGATGCACGTCTCGATCGCCTCCTCGACCGTCGCGTCCCGTGGTACGGCAGTCACGTCGAGTCGCGGCGTCATCACCTCCTTCGCGATGGTGTTGTTGAACCGGAAGATCCGGTCGAGCATCTCCCGTTCCTCTTCCTCGATGACGCCTTCGCGCTCCCCGGTCTCGATGAGGTCCTGGATCTCGTCGCGAGTGATGTACGTCGACTCGATCGCGGCCCGCCCGCCGGTGATCCTGTTGATCGCCTGCGTGAGGTGATCGAAGACAATCACCAGCGGCAACAGCACGTACTCGGAGTACTTGAGAGGCCGAGAGATCCGCAGCGCCCACGATTCGGTGTGCTCAACCGCGTACGACTTCGGCGCGGTCTCCGCGAACAGCAACACCAGCGCTGTGATACCGAACGTCGTCGCCAGCACGGCTTGTCCCTCACTCATGTAGATCGCGAAAAGTGTCGTCGCGATCGCGGACATCGCGATGTTGACGATGTTGTTGCCCACGAGGATCGTCACCAGCAGTCTGTGGGGGTTGTCCTTGAGGTGCTGGACCGT
Coding sequences within:
- a CDS encoding hemolysin family protein; translation: MGSDPTTITILGSIAILVLLGLSAFFSSSEIAMFSLPRHRVDTLVNEGVKGAKTVQHLKDNPHRLLVTILVGNNIVNIAMSAIATTLFAIYMSEGQAVLATTFGITALVLLFAETAPKSYAVEHTESWALRISRPLKYSEYVLLPLVIVFDHLTQAINRITGGRAAIESTYITRDEIQDLIETGEREGVIEEEEREMLDRIFRFNNTIAKEVMTPRLDVTAVPRDATVEEAIETCIQSDHERVPVYEGNLDNIVGIVTVRDLVREQRYSEGEPSLTRVVKPTLHVPESKNADELLEEMQDNRLQMVIVIDEFGTTEGLITLEDMVEEIVGDILEGDEEEPIEFVDDDEALVRGEVNIDEVNEALELEIPEGEEFETLAGFIFNRVGRLVEESEEIEYDGITIRIEEVDNTRIKLARIVIHERPGDGDEEDATVEVED